One genomic segment of Occultella kanbiaonis includes these proteins:
- a CDS encoding ABC transporter substrate-binding protein — protein sequence MATASFRRRGLSVVGTAAALALVLAACAETEDPNTDDGTGGDTGAGITVGTTDVIIALDPAGSYDNGSWAVMNQVYPFLMNSPYGSPDVEPDIAESAEFTAPTEYTVVLKPDLTFANGHALTASDVKFTFDRQVAINDPQGPASLLYNLESTEVVDETTVVFHLLSENDQIFPQILASPVAPIVDEEVFSATEVTPSADIAEAEAFAGQYSISDYVENEVIRYTAFADYAGVLPPAVTEEITVQYFAEETSLKLAVQEGDVDVAFRSMSPTDIGDLRTDDSVVVHDGPGGEIRYIVFNFNTQPFGATTAEADPAMALAVRQAVAHLIDRNALSEEIYQGTYTPLYSYIPEGLTGANTALQDLYGDGEGGPDADAAAAVLADAGVTTPVTLNLQYSPDHYGASSDEEYAMIEAQLEATGLFDVQLNSTLWDAYSAERTQDLYPAYQLGWFPDYSDADNYLSPFFLTENFLGNHYDNQEVNDLILAQATTVDEAERTALIEQVQDLVAADLSTVPYLQGAQVAVAAADITGVTDTLDASFKFRYAALGR from the coding sequence ATGGCTACAGCCAGCTTCCGGCGTCGCGGCCTGAGCGTGGTCGGCACTGCCGCCGCCCTCGCCCTCGTGCTCGCCGCGTGCGCCGAGACCGAGGACCCGAACACCGATGACGGCACCGGCGGCGACACCGGCGCCGGGATCACGGTGGGCACCACTGATGTGATCATCGCGCTCGATCCGGCGGGGTCCTACGACAACGGCTCCTGGGCCGTGATGAACCAGGTGTACCCGTTCCTGATGAACTCCCCGTACGGGTCGCCGGACGTGGAGCCGGACATCGCCGAGTCCGCCGAGTTCACCGCCCCGACCGAGTACACCGTGGTACTCAAGCCCGACCTGACCTTCGCGAACGGCCACGCGCTGACCGCCTCGGACGTGAAGTTCACGTTCGACCGCCAGGTCGCCATCAACGACCCGCAGGGCCCGGCCTCCCTGCTCTACAACCTGGAGAGCACCGAGGTCGTCGACGAGACCACGGTCGTGTTCCACCTGCTCAGCGAGAACGACCAGATCTTCCCGCAGATCCTGGCCTCACCGGTGGCCCCGATCGTGGACGAGGAGGTCTTCTCCGCGACCGAGGTGACGCCGTCGGCCGACATCGCCGAGGCCGAGGCGTTCGCGGGCCAGTACTCGATCAGTGACTACGTGGAGAACGAGGTGATCCGCTACACGGCGTTCGCCGACTACGCCGGTGTGCTGCCGCCGGCCGTGACGGAAGAGATCACGGTGCAGTACTTCGCCGAGGAGACCTCGCTGAAGCTCGCCGTGCAAGAGGGCGACGTGGACGTGGCGTTTCGGTCGATGAGCCCCACCGACATCGGCGACCTGCGCACCGACGACTCCGTGGTGGTCCACGACGGGCCCGGTGGGGAGATCCGCTACATCGTGTTCAACTTCAACACCCAGCCGTTCGGTGCCACCACCGCCGAGGCCGATCCCGCGATGGCCCTGGCCGTCCGGCAGGCCGTCGCCCACCTGATCGACCGCAACGCACTGTCCGAGGAGATCTACCAGGGCACCTACACGCCGCTGTACTCCTACATCCCGGAGGGGCTGACGGGTGCGAACACGGCGCTGCAGGATCTCTACGGTGACGGCGAGGGCGGCCCGGATGCCGATGCGGCCGCTGCGGTACTCGCCGATGCCGGCGTGACCACCCCGGTGACGCTGAACCTGCAGTACAGCCCGGACCACTACGGCGCCTCCTCCGACGAGGAGTACGCCATGATCGAGGCGCAGCTGGAGGCGACCGGCCTGTTCGACGTGCAGCTCAACTCCACCCTGTGGGATGCGTACTCGGCCGAGCGCACCCAGGATCTGTACCCGGCCTACCAGCTCGGCTGGTTCCCGGACTACTCGGACGCGGACAACTACCTGTCCCCGTTCTTCCTGACCGAGAACTTCCTCGGCAACCACTACGACAACCAGGAGGTCAACGACCTGATCCTGGCGCAGGCCACCACCGTGGACGAGGCCGAACGCACCGCGCTGATCGAGCAGGTGCAGGACCTGGTCGCCGCCGATCTGTCCACGGTGCCGTACCTCCAGGGCGCCCAGGTGGCCGTCGCGGCGGCGGACATCACCGGCGTCACGGACACGCTGGACGCGTCCTTCAAGTTCCGGTACGCGGCCCTGGGCCGCTGA
- a CDS encoding ABC transporter permease — MGSTAAVRSKGSGLGGYILTRFLLIIPTVFILVTLVFFLMRVVGDPITASVGDRLTAAQLAERLADAGFDRPLHVQYFEYLGQIFTGNFGRTLTDNRAISEILVTYGTATLELAIYALIVALAVGIPFGMLAAQLRDRWPDAVLRVMAILFYATPVFFAGLLLKLVFSVWLGWFPLSGRATSSTQLTLSGISGSSGINMLDALRTGRMDLIGDVAAHAVLPAMALGLLTAGVFLRLVRTNLIGTLGRDYVDAARSRGVSKSRLVRKHAYRPALIPIITVMGMQIALLLGGAILTESTFEWRGLGFQLAQYLGARDFVAVQGIVAMLAVIVAVTNFIVDVAAALIDPRVRY; from the coding sequence GTGGGGTCGACCGCCGCGGTCCGGAGCAAGGGCTCCGGACTCGGCGGCTACATCCTCACCCGTTTCCTGCTCATCATTCCCACCGTGTTCATCCTGGTCACCCTCGTCTTCTTCCTGATGCGGGTGGTCGGAGACCCGATCACGGCATCCGTGGGCGACCGGCTCACCGCGGCGCAGCTCGCCGAGCGGCTCGCCGACGCGGGCTTCGACCGGCCCCTGCACGTGCAGTACTTCGAGTACCTCGGTCAGATCTTCACCGGCAATTTCGGGCGCACTCTCACCGACAACCGAGCGATCTCCGAGATCCTGGTCACCTACGGCACGGCCACCCTCGAGCTGGCCATCTACGCCCTGATCGTGGCGCTCGCGGTGGGCATCCCGTTCGGGATGCTCGCCGCCCAGCTGCGGGACCGGTGGCCCGACGCGGTGCTCCGGGTGATGGCCATCCTCTTCTACGCCACGCCGGTGTTCTTCGCCGGCCTGTTGCTGAAGCTGGTGTTCTCGGTCTGGCTGGGCTGGTTCCCGCTCAGTGGCCGGGCCACCTCGAGCACCCAGCTGACCCTCAGCGGGATCAGCGGATCGTCCGGCATCAACATGCTGGACGCGCTGCGCACCGGACGGATGGATCTGATCGGGGACGTGGCCGCCCACGCGGTGCTGCCGGCGATGGCCCTCGGTCTGCTCACGGCCGGGGTGTTCCTGCGCCTGGTGCGGACGAATCTGATCGGCACCCTCGGGCGGGACTACGTGGACGCGGCCCGGTCGCGTGGCGTGAGCAAGTCCCGCCTTGTCCGCAAGCACGCCTACCGGCCGGCACTGATCCCGATCATCACCGTGATGGGCATGCAGATCGCGCTGCTGCTGGGCGGGGCCATCCTCACCGAGAGCACGTTCGAGTGGCGCGGGCTCGGCTTCCAGCTGGCGCAGTACCTGGGCGCCCGTGACTTCGTGGCGGTGCAGGGCATCGTCGCCATGCTGGCCGTGATCGTCGCCGTCACGAACTTCATCGTGGACGTGGCCGCGGCGCTCATCGACCCGAGGGTGAGGTACTGA
- the metH gene encoding methionine synthase, whose product MLPERAAALKHAISTRVVVADGAMGTMLQDANLTLDDFQGLEGCNEILNVTRPDVIESVHDAYYAVGVDCVETNTFGANWSNLSDYDIDDRIFELAEAGARIARRSAEKNSTPDHPRWVLGSMGPGTKLPSLGHTTYAHLRDTFAQQAAGLIAGGADAILVETSQDLLQTKSAINGAKAAMAESGTELPIFAQVTVETTGTMLMGSEIGAALTTLRALGIDSIGLNCATGPAEMSEHLRHLARHADLPVTCMPNAGLPVLGANGASYPLTPTELGLAHEQFVTEFGLGLVGGCCGTTPEHLAEVVQRVGGRPVVARSPEPEQGVASLYTHVDFDQDASFLAIGERTNANGSKAFREAMLAEDWDECVQIARAQTRDGAHLLDVCVDYVGRDGVADAREVISRLASASTLPLVIDSTEPEVVRAGLELVGGRAVVNSVNFEDGDGPGSRYARVMPIVKEHGAAVIALTIDEEGQARTAQTKVDIATRLIEELTGTWGMAIEDIIVDALTFPIGTGQEETRRDGIETIEAIRALKAKYPGVHTTLGVSNVSFGLNPAARVVLNSVFLHEAVQAGLDSAIVHAAKILPLAKIPDEQRQAALDLVWDRREFDETGAMTHDPLAHLLDLFSGVDSAALKDQRAAELAALPLGERLQRRIIDGEMKGLDTDLEAALGEGWSALAIINDHLLEGMKVVGELFGRGEMQLPFVLQSAEAMKSAVAYLEPYIEKTDEAGKGTIVLGTVRGDVHDIGKNLVDIILTNNGYTVVNIGIKQPVSAMIEAAEEHNADVIGMSGLLVKSTVVMKENLAELAARGLAEKYPVLLGGAALTRVYVEDDLAGQYPGEVRYARDAFEGLRLMEPLVRVARGEARDAVGLPALKKRIHAKVTVDETPPEDLPARSDVTLTNPIPTPPFWGTRIVKGIKLADYAAFLDERATFMGQWGLKPSRDGELSYEQLVETEGRPRLRDWLDRIQTEEMFAPAVVYGYFPAVSEGDDMVILHHEGPDGGSGGEPGTERMRFTFPRQRRDRHLCLADFVRPRESGEIDVVGFQLVTVGAAVNDHTARLFAANAYRDYMELHGLSVQLTESLAEFWHSRVREELGFAAEDPADLDGMFKVAYRGARYSLGYPACPNMEDRRKIVDLLGADRIGVELSEELQLHPEQSTDAIVFHHPEAKYFSV is encoded by the coding sequence ATGCTCCCCGAACGCGCCGCCGCACTGAAGCACGCCATCAGCACCCGGGTGGTCGTCGCCGACGGTGCCATGGGCACCATGCTGCAGGACGCCAACCTGACCCTCGACGACTTCCAGGGACTCGAAGGCTGCAACGAGATCCTGAACGTGACCCGGCCCGACGTCATCGAGTCCGTGCACGACGCGTACTACGCCGTCGGCGTGGACTGCGTCGAGACGAACACGTTCGGCGCGAACTGGTCGAACCTCTCCGACTACGACATCGACGACCGGATCTTCGAGCTCGCCGAGGCCGGCGCCCGGATCGCGCGGCGCAGCGCCGAGAAGAACTCCACCCCCGACCACCCCCGCTGGGTGCTCGGGTCGATGGGTCCCGGCACGAAGCTGCCGAGTCTTGGGCACACCACCTACGCCCACCTCAGGGACACGTTCGCGCAGCAGGCCGCGGGCCTGATCGCCGGCGGCGCGGACGCGATCCTGGTCGAGACCAGCCAGGACCTCCTCCAGACGAAGTCCGCCATCAACGGCGCCAAGGCTGCCATGGCCGAGTCGGGCACCGAGTTGCCGATCTTCGCGCAGGTCACCGTGGAGACGACGGGCACCATGCTGATGGGGTCGGAGATCGGGGCCGCGCTGACCACCCTGCGCGCCCTCGGCATCGACTCGATCGGGCTGAACTGCGCCACCGGCCCGGCGGAGATGAGCGAGCACCTGCGCCACCTCGCCCGGCACGCCGACCTGCCGGTCACCTGCATGCCCAACGCCGGACTGCCGGTGCTCGGGGCGAACGGTGCCTCCTACCCGCTCACCCCCACCGAACTCGGTCTCGCGCACGAACAGTTCGTGACGGAGTTCGGGCTCGGCCTGGTCGGTGGCTGCTGCGGTACCACCCCCGAGCACCTGGCGGAGGTGGTCCAGCGTGTCGGCGGCCGCCCCGTGGTGGCCCGCTCGCCGGAGCCCGAGCAGGGCGTGGCGAGCCTGTACACCCACGTCGACTTCGACCAGGACGCCTCGTTCCTCGCCATCGGCGAGCGCACGAACGCGAACGGGTCCAAGGCGTTCCGGGAGGCGATGCTCGCGGAGGACTGGGACGAGTGCGTCCAGATCGCCCGGGCCCAGACCCGTGACGGCGCGCACCTGCTGGACGTCTGTGTCGACTACGTGGGGCGGGACGGCGTCGCCGATGCCCGCGAGGTCATCTCCCGGTTGGCCAGCGCGTCCACCCTGCCCCTGGTGATCGACTCGACCGAGCCCGAGGTGGTCCGCGCAGGGCTGGAACTCGTGGGCGGCCGGGCCGTGGTCAACTCGGTGAACTTCGAGGACGGCGACGGTCCGGGCTCCCGCTACGCCCGGGTCATGCCGATCGTGAAGGAGCACGGTGCCGCCGTCATCGCTCTCACCATCGACGAGGAGGGGCAGGCCCGCACGGCGCAGACGAAGGTGGACATCGCGACCCGCCTCATCGAGGAGCTGACCGGGACCTGGGGCATGGCGATCGAGGACATCATCGTCGACGCCCTCACGTTCCCGATCGGGACCGGCCAGGAGGAGACCCGCCGGGACGGCATCGAGACGATCGAGGCGATCCGGGCGCTGAAGGCGAAGTATCCGGGCGTGCACACCACCCTTGGCGTCTCGAACGTGTCGTTCGGACTCAACCCGGCGGCCCGGGTGGTCCTGAACTCGGTGTTCCTGCACGAGGCGGTCCAGGCCGGGCTCGACTCCGCGATCGTGCACGCCGCGAAGATCCTGCCGCTCGCGAAGATCCCCGACGAGCAGCGCCAGGCCGCGCTCGACCTGGTCTGGGACCGCCGCGAGTTCGACGAGACCGGCGCGATGACGCACGACCCGCTCGCGCACCTGCTCGACCTGTTCTCGGGCGTCGACTCGGCCGCCCTGAAGGATCAGCGGGCCGCGGAGCTGGCGGCACTGCCCCTCGGGGAGCGGCTGCAGCGCCGCATCATCGACGGCGAGATGAAGGGCTTGGACACCGACCTCGAGGCTGCGCTCGGCGAGGGCTGGAGCGCGCTCGCGATCATCAACGACCACCTGCTCGAGGGCATGAAGGTGGTCGGCGAACTGTTCGGCCGTGGCGAGATGCAGTTGCCGTTCGTGCTGCAGTCCGCCGAGGCCATGAAGTCGGCGGTGGCCTACCTCGAGCCGTACATCGAGAAGACGGACGAGGCAGGCAAGGGCACCATCGTCCTGGGCACCGTGCGCGGCGACGTGCACGACATCGGCAAGAACCTCGTCGACATCATCCTCACCAACAACGGCTACACGGTGGTCAACATCGGGATCAAGCAGCCGGTCTCGGCGATGATCGAGGCCGCCGAGGAGCACAACGCGGACGTCATCGGGATGAGCGGTCTGCTGGTGAAGTCCACGGTGGTGATGAAGGAGAACCTCGCCGAGCTCGCCGCCCGTGGTCTCGCCGAGAAGTACCCGGTGCTGCTCGGCGGTGCCGCCCTGACCCGCGTGTACGTCGAGGACGACCTCGCCGGCCAGTACCCGGGCGAGGTCCGCTACGCCCGGGACGCCTTCGAGGGCCTGCGTCTGATGGAGCCGCTCGTCCGGGTCGCGCGCGGGGAGGCGCGCGACGCCGTCGGGCTCCCCGCACTGAAGAAGCGCATCCACGCGAAGGTGACGGTCGACGAGACCCCGCCGGAGGACCTGCCGGCCCGCTCGGACGTGACCCTGACGAACCCGATCCCGACGCCGCCGTTCTGGGGCACCCGGATCGTGAAGGGCATCAAGCTCGCCGACTACGCCGCGTTCCTTGACGAGCGCGCCACCTTCATGGGGCAGTGGGGTCTGAAGCCCTCCCGCGACGGCGAACTCTCCTACGAGCAACTGGTCGAGACAGAGGGACGACCGCGTCTGCGGGACTGGCTGGACCGCATCCAGACCGAGGAGATGTTCGCCCCGGCCGTGGTCTACGGGTACTTCCCGGCCGTGTCCGAGGGTGACGATATGGTCATCCTGCACCACGAGGGGCCAGACGGCGGCTCCGGGGGCGAACCCGGCACGGAGCGGATGCGATTCACCTTCCCCAGGCAGCGGCGGGACCGGCACCTGTGCCTGGCCGACTTCGTGCGGCCGCGCGAGTCCGGCGAGATCGACGTCGTCGGGTTCCAGCTCGTCACCGTCGGAGCGGCCGTGAACGACCACACGGCACGGTTGTTCGCGGCCAACGCCTACCGCGACTACATGGAGCTGCACGGGCTGTCGGTGCAGCTGACGGAGTCGCTCGCCGAGTTCTGGCACTCCCGGGTCCGCGAGGAGCTCGGCTTCGCAGCCGAGGACCCGGCAGACCTGGACGGCATGTTCAAGGTGGCCTACCGCGGCGCCCGGTACTCCCTCGGCTACCCCGCCTGCCCGAACATGGAGGACCGCCGCAAGATCGTCGACCTCCTCGGCGCCGACCGGATCGGGGTCGAGCTCTCCGAGGAGCTGCAGCTGCACCCGGAGCAGTCCACCGACGCGATCGTGTTCCACCACCCGGAGGCGAAGTACTTCTCGGTGTGA
- a CDS encoding Nramp family divalent metal transporter, whose translation MSTSSPPVESRVRVPGRLGPAFITAALVFGPGSVTTASSMGAEFAYDLVWVPVIATVLMLCFVDLSVRIGLTTDTGPIGTVSRRLGRVVGVLVGLGAFAVTASFQAGNSVGTGAAGNVLFGGSTAVFAAVFTLVAIGFLWLPSFYKYLERTMIVIILAMLVIFVVTAVVSAPDLGALAAGLVPSIPTGSSAVIVSAVATTFSVVGAFYQIQLVREKGWGVDDYQVARRDAVVGTLILGTLSTVIMIAAAAVLNPAGLSVTSPADMATILEPAIGQWATVLFALGLWAAAFSSLIGNSTIGGSMLAGALGIEAGGLESKRVKLCITLVLVLGGVVAVAFGGIPVQLILTAQAVTILLVPLIGVVLVALSRDRARGTLRLGTPQLVLAVIGVLFLTLLAITYVRNLL comes from the coding sequence ATGTCGACGAGTTCTCCGCCGGTCGAGTCGCGGGTCCGCGTGCCGGGTCGTCTCGGTCCAGCCTTCATCACCGCGGCGCTGGTGTTCGGCCCGGGCAGTGTGACCACGGCCAGCTCGATGGGGGCGGAGTTCGCCTACGACCTCGTCTGGGTCCCGGTCATCGCCACGGTGCTGATGCTGTGCTTCGTGGACCTGTCCGTACGGATCGGCCTGACCACGGACACCGGCCCGATCGGAACCGTGTCGCGCCGGCTGGGGCGCGTCGTCGGCGTGCTCGTCGGACTCGGCGCGTTCGCCGTCACCGCGTCGTTCCAGGCGGGGAACTCCGTGGGAACCGGCGCGGCCGGGAACGTGCTCTTCGGTGGCAGCACCGCGGTGTTCGCGGCGGTGTTCACGCTCGTCGCGATCGGGTTCCTGTGGCTGCCGTCGTTCTACAAGTACCTCGAGCGCACCATGATCGTGATCATCCTGGCGATGCTCGTGATCTTCGTGGTCACCGCGGTGGTCTCCGCCCCAGACCTCGGTGCGCTGGCCGCCGGCCTCGTGCCGAGCATCCCGACCGGCTCCTCGGCGGTCATCGTCAGCGCCGTGGCCACCACCTTCTCGGTGGTCGGCGCGTTCTACCAGATCCAGCTCGTCCGCGAGAAGGGCTGGGGCGTCGACGACTACCAGGTGGCTCGTCGGGACGCGGTGGTCGGCACCCTCATCCTCGGCACGCTCTCGACCGTCATCATGATCGCGGCGGCGGCCGTGCTGAACCCGGCCGGACTGTCGGTCACGTCCCCGGCGGACATGGCGACGATCCTCGAACCGGCGATCGGACAATGGGCCACGGTCCTGTTCGCGCTCGGCCTCTGGGCGGCCGCGTTCTCCTCGCTGATCGGCAACAGCACCATCGGCGGCAGCATGCTCGCCGGTGCGCTCGGGATCGAGGCCGGTGGCCTGGAGTCGAAGCGGGTGAAACTCTGCATCACGCTGGTGCTGGTGCTCGGTGGGGTGGTCGCCGTGGCGTTCGGGGGCATCCCGGTGCAGCTGATCCTCACCGCGCAGGCGGTGACGATCCTGCTGGTTCCCCTGATCGGCGTGGTCCTGGTAGCCCTCTCCCGGGATCGCGCCCGTGGCACGCTGCGCCTCGGCACACCGCAGCTGGTGCTTGCCGTCATCGGGGTCCTCTTCCTGACCCTGCTCGCCATCACCTACGTGAGGAACCTGCTGTGA
- a CDS encoding LacI family DNA-binding transcriptional regulator, with amino-acid sequence MAVNLRDVAHRAGVSVPTASRVLSGSDYPVATALRERVERAARDLDYVPNAQAQGLLGGAARTVGVLVGTVDDPYFSEIVNGIHEVATDRQLLVTICSTERDVDRELEYFRLLQAHRTGVVIIAGSGRTDDRYGTMMAARARSFEAAGGRVVAIGHPYFDVDHVLVDNATGGRRLGEHLVALGHRDVGVLVGVAEVSSTVERVDGIRSAIEGAGGSVTLRQGAPTRDEGYAGAGALLTDRPGLTALVGTADQMAIGAMSWLREHGRAVPEDVSVAGFNDIAVSRDLNPGLTSVRLPLRAMGAAALEIALAPAPSTQPVIRELGTELIVRGSTGPAPGTPARG; translated from the coding sequence ATGGCCGTCAACCTGCGTGACGTCGCACACCGCGCCGGCGTGTCCGTGCCGACGGCGTCCCGGGTGCTCTCCGGCAGCGACTACCCGGTGGCCACGGCCTTGCGTGAGCGGGTCGAGCGGGCCGCCCGTGACCTCGACTACGTCCCGAACGCACAGGCGCAGGGTCTGCTCGGCGGCGCCGCCCGGACCGTCGGAGTCCTGGTCGGCACCGTCGACGACCCGTACTTCTCCGAGATCGTGAACGGCATCCACGAGGTCGCCACCGACCGTCAGCTGCTGGTCACGATCTGCAGCACCGAACGGGACGTGGACCGTGAGCTCGAGTACTTCCGGCTGCTGCAGGCGCATCGCACCGGCGTGGTGATCATCGCGGGCTCGGGTCGCACGGACGATCGCTACGGCACGATGATGGCCGCCCGGGCCCGTTCCTTCGAGGCGGCCGGCGGGCGGGTGGTGGCGATCGGGCATCCGTACTTCGACGTCGACCACGTGCTCGTGGACAACGCCACGGGCGGTCGCCGGCTCGGCGAGCACCTGGTCGCGCTGGGCCACCGTGACGTCGGGGTGCTGGTCGGCGTGGCCGAGGTGAGCTCAACGGTGGAACGTGTCGACGGTATCCGGTCGGCCATCGAGGGCGCGGGCGGGTCTGTCACCTTGCGCCAGGGTGCGCCCACGCGGGACGAGGGCTATGCGGGCGCGGGTGCGTTGCTGACCGACCGGCCCGGTCTGACGGCTCTCGTGGGCACCGCGGACCAGATGGCGATCGGAGCCATGTCCTGGCTGCGCGAACACGGCCGGGCCGTGCCCGAGGACGTCTCGGTCGCGGGTTTCAACGACATCGCGGTCTCCCGGGACCTGAACCCCGGACTCACCTCGGTGCGGTTGCCGTTACGCGCGATGGGCGCTGCTGCGCTCGAGATCGCGCTCGCCCCGGCGCCCTCCACGCAACCGGTGATCCGTGAACTGGGCACGGAACTGATCGTGCGCGGCTCCACCGGCCCGGCGCCGGGCACCCCAGCCCGGGGGTGA
- a CDS encoding 5'-3' exonuclease, giving the protein MLLDTASLYFRAFYGVPDSMTAPDGTPVNAVRGLLDFITRLVEQYRPTHLVCCWDNDWRPQWRVDLIPSYKAHRVEEVVPGGSDVEEVPDPLQVQIPIIVATLEALGIRIVGADGYEADDVIGTLATDAGMPVDVVTGDRDLFQLVDDGAAGGPVRVLYTARGVGRHEVLTDAVVVEKYGVRPDQYADFATMRGDSSDGLPGVAGVGEKTAASLLASFGDLAGIRAAAADPGTPLAAGVRAKIKAASDYLDVAPEVVAVARRINLGEVDTALPGSGPGYPVPRDPAALTELVDRWGLGGSVSRLLEVLRPTVS; this is encoded by the coding sequence ATGCTCCTGGACACCGCGAGCCTGTACTTCCGTGCGTTCTACGGCGTTCCCGACTCGATGACGGCACCCGACGGCACCCCGGTGAACGCGGTCCGCGGGCTGCTGGACTTCATCACCCGGCTGGTCGAGCAGTACCGGCCGACCCATCTCGTCTGCTGCTGGGACAACGACTGGCGGCCGCAGTGGCGGGTGGACCTGATCCCGTCCTACAAGGCCCATCGGGTCGAGGAGGTCGTCCCCGGCGGCTCGGACGTCGAGGAGGTCCCGGACCCGCTCCAGGTACAGATCCCGATCATCGTGGCGACCCTCGAGGCACTCGGGATCCGGATCGTCGGCGCGGACGGCTACGAGGCCGATGACGTCATCGGCACCCTGGCCACGGACGCGGGCATGCCGGTGGACGTGGTCACCGGGGACCGGGACCTGTTCCAACTCGTCGACGACGGCGCTGCCGGCGGCCCGGTGCGGGTGCTGTACACCGCGCGCGGGGTGGGCCGGCACGAGGTCCTCACCGACGCCGTCGTGGTCGAGAAGTACGGCGTCCGGCCGGATCAGTACGCCGACTTCGCGACGATGCGCGGGGACTCCTCTGACGGGCTGCCCGGGGTGGCCGGGGTGGGGGAGAAGACCGCCGCGTCGCTGCTCGCGAGCTTCGGCGACCTGGCCGGGATCCGGGCCGCCGCCGCCGACCCGGGCACGCCGCTCGCCGCCGGGGTGCGCGCCAAGATCAAGGCCGCGTCGGACTACCTGGACGTGGCGCCGGAGGTGGTCGCGGTCGCGCGCCGGATCAACCTCGGCGAGGTGGACACCGCGCTGCCCGGGAGCGGGCCGGGCTATCCGGTGCCCCGGGACCCGGCGGCGCTCACCGAACTCGTGGACCGGTGGGGCCTCGGCGGGTCGGTGTCCCGGCTGCTGGAGGTGCTCCGGCCCACAGTGTCGTGA
- a CDS encoding ABC transporter permease, protein MSERLLTESELPGPIEEPAVVHGTSAEPRWKKLPLIWQLRRSVGLQRGMLVAGLALCVLFLLLAVFAPLIAPYSYNELSGPDGNFPRQAPPSAEHVWGTTVGGYDVFSRVIWGARTALMVVVVAIIGSLFLGVLLGLVSGYLGGWLDRVLVTIADAIYAFPSLLLAIVLSIVISGGRASFLGGILAAGLSITVVFVPQYFRVVRAETVRLKAEPFVESARVIGTSTPRILGRHVLRNATRSLPLILTLNASEAILTLAGLGFLGFGINPTAGAEWGYDLNRAISDVASGIWWTGVFPGAAIVLLVLGVTLVGESLNDLSDPRLRIRRRVKGVLTTPPPEPATEGAPT, encoded by the coding sequence ATGAGCGAGCGGCTGCTGACCGAGAGCGAGCTGCCCGGGCCAATCGAGGAACCCGCGGTGGTGCACGGCACCTCCGCCGAGCCACGGTGGAAGAAGTTGCCCCTCATCTGGCAGCTGCGGCGCTCCGTCGGCCTCCAGCGCGGCATGCTCGTCGCCGGTCTCGCGCTGTGCGTGCTGTTCCTGCTGCTGGCCGTGTTCGCGCCGTTGATCGCGCCCTACTCCTACAACGAGCTCTCCGGACCGGACGGGAACTTCCCACGCCAGGCGCCGCCGTCGGCCGAACATGTCTGGGGTACCACGGTGGGCGGCTACGACGTGTTCTCACGGGTGATCTGGGGCGCCCGGACGGCGCTGATGGTCGTCGTCGTGGCGATCATCGGATCCCTGTTCCTGGGGGTCCTGCTCGGGCTGGTCTCCGGCTACCTCGGCGGCTGGCTGGACCGGGTGCTGGTCACCATCGCGGACGCGATCTACGCGTTCCCGTCGCTGCTGCTGGCGATCGTGCTGTCCATCGTCATCTCCGGCGGTCGGGCCAGCTTCCTCGGTGGCATCCTCGCGGCCGGCCTGTCGATCACCGTGGTGTTCGTGCCGCAGTACTTCCGGGTGGTACGCGCCGAGACGGTGCGCCTCAAGGCCGAGCCGTTCGTGGAGTCGGCCCGCGTGATCGGCACCTCCACGCCGCGTATCCTCGGCCGGCACGTGCTCCGCAACGCGACCCGGTCCCTGCCGCTGATCCTCACCCTGAACGCGTCCGAGGCCATCCTCACCCTGGCCGGACTCGGCTTCCTCGGGTTCGGCATCAACCCGACGGCGGGCGCCGAGTGGGGCTACGACCTGAACCGGGCGATCTCCGACGTGGCGAGCGGCATCTGGTGGACCGGCGTGTTCCCCGGCGCCGCCATCGTGCTGCTGGTGCTCGGTGTCACCCTGGTCGGCGAGAGCCTGAACGACCTCTCCGATCCCAGGCTGCGGATCCGACGGCGGGTCAAGGGTGTGCTCACCACCCCACCACCCGAGCCTGCCACCGAAGGAGCACCGACATGA